From Callospermophilus lateralis isolate mCalLat2 chromosome 5, mCalLat2.hap1, whole genome shotgun sequence, a single genomic window includes:
- the Gpx3 gene encoding glutathione peroxidase 3, with amino-acid sequence MARFLRASCLLSLLLAGFVPPSRGQEKSKTDCHGGMSGTIYEYGALTIDGEEYIPFKQYSGKYILFVNVASYUGLTDQYLELNALQEELGPFGLVILGFPCNQFGKQEPGENSEILPSLKYVRPGGGFVPNFQLFEKGDVNGDKEQKFYTFLKNSCPPTSELLGSPGRLFWEPMKIHDIRWNFEKFLVGPDGIPIMRWYHRTTVNNVKMDILAYMRQQATLRARG; translated from the exons ATGGCCCGGTTCCTCCGGGCATCCTGCCTTCTCTCCCTGCTCCTGGCGGGCTTCGTCCCGCCGAGCCGGGGACAAGAGAAGTCGAAG ACAGACTGCCATGGTGGCATGAGTGGCACCATCTATGAGTATGGTGCCCTCACCATCGATGGGGAGGAGTACATTCCCTTTAAGCAGTACTCTGGCAAATACATCCTCTTTGTCAACGTGGCCAGCTACTGAGGTTTGACAGACCAGTACCTTG AACTGAATGCACTACAGGAAGAGCTTGGACCATTTGGTCTGGTCATTCTGGGCTTCCCCTGCAACCAATTCGGAAAACAGGAGCCAGGAGAGAATTCAGAgatcctacccagtctcaa GTATGTCCGACCAGGTGGTGGCTTCGTCCCTAATTTCCAGCTCTTTGAGAAGGGGGATGTGAATGGGGACAAAGAGCAGAAGTTTTACACTTTCCTGAAG AACTCCTGTCCTCCCACCTCGGAGCTCCTGGGCTCACCTGGACGCCTCTTCTGGGAACCTATGAAAATCCATGACATCCGCTGGAACTTTGAGAAGTTCCTGGTGGGGCCAGATGGCATACCCATCATGCGCTGGTACCACCGGACCACAGTCAACAATGTCAAGATGGACATCCTGgcctacatgaggcagcaggcaaCCCTGAGGGCCAGGGGGTAG